Proteins found in one Primulina eburnea isolate SZY01 chromosome 16, ASM2296580v1, whole genome shotgun sequence genomic segment:
- the LOC140816592 gene encoding secretory carrier-associated membrane protein 4-like, which yields MNRRNDPNPFDEEEPEVNPFSNGGAAAASKSRIPKAVASTLGFGQKHDATVDIPLDTMNNSKSKEKELASWEADLNRRERDIKRREDAVSSAGVTVDDKNWPPFFPIIHHDIAKEIPVHAQRLQYLAFASWLGIVLCLSFNVIAVIVCWVQGGGVKIFFLAMIYALMGCPLSYVLWYRPLYRAMRTDSALKFGWFFLFYLLHIAFCIFAAIAPPVVFRGKSLTGILAAIDVFSDHVLAGIFFLVGFALFCIESLLSLWVVQKVYMYFRGNK from the exons ATGAATCGTAGAAACGATCCGAATCCGTTTGATGAGGAAGAACCTGAAGTCAACCCATTCTCG AATGGCGGCGCAGCTGCAGCGTCAAAGTCACGGATCCCTAAGGCGGTTGCCAGTACCCTGGGTTTCGGCCAGAAACACGATGCCACTGTGGACATACCATTGGACACCATGAAT AACTCGAAGAGCAAGGAGAAAGAACTCGCCTCTTGGGAAGCAGATTTGAACAGGAGAGAAAGG GATATTAAACGCAGGGAGGATGCTGTTTCCAGTG CTGGTGTCACAGTGGATGATAAAAATTGGCCTCCATTTTTTCCCATCATACACCATGATATAGCCAAGGAAATACCAGTTCATGCTCAGAGGTTGCAGTATCTGGCTTTTGCAAGTTGGTTAG GTATCGTCCTTTGCCTTTCGTTCAATGTCATTGCTGTCATTGTTTGTTGGGTACAGGGTGGTG GTGTCAAGATCTTTTTCCTTGCAATGATATATGCCTTGATGGGATGCCCACTTTCATACGTCTTATGGTACAGGCCACTGTATCGGGCAATGAG GACTGATAGTGCTCTAAAATTTGGCTGGTTTTTCTTGTTCTATCTG CTCCACATTGCTTTCTGCATCTTTGCGGCAATTGCACCTCCTGTTGTATTTCGTGGGAAATCACTTAC GGGCATCCTTGCTGCAATTGATGTTTTCTCTGATCATGTGTTGGCTGGG ATATTTTTCCTTGTTGGGTTTGCGCTGTTTTGCATAGAATCTTTACTGAGCTTGTGGGTAGTCCAG AAAGTATATATGTATTTCAGGGGGAACAAGTAA
- the LOC140817246 gene encoding uncharacterized protein → MQRWSSGLRSLTALLSNPEFYSRRCLLSHRHPFDSERLLHTSPRKLLHISQMIGHSLICPNFKPLINSPPSPHLSHSTPFPPAFCLIQMRHITAVKQRERKLKSRKPRTPVVSKVKKIKMKFYSSYKSRFRVMNDGRIRRWKEGKRHNAHSKSKKSKRRLRQPGIVPAAYAKVMKKLSFCN, encoded by the exons ATGCAGAGATGGAGCTCCGGTCTCCGTTCACTGACAGCTCTACTCTCCAATCCCGAATTCTACAGCCGCCGCTGCCTCCTCAGCCACCGTCATCCTTTCGATTCCGAGCGTCTTCTGCACACCTCTCCTAGGAAGTTACTCCACATTTCCCAAATGATTGGCCATTCCCTAATTTGCCCCAATTTTAAACCCTTAATTAATTCCCCTCCCTCTCCTCACCTTTCTCACTCGACTCCTTTTCCTCCTGCTTTCTGT TTGATACAAATGCGGCACATCACTGCCGTTAAGCAGAGGGAAAGAAAGTTGAAGAGCAGGAAGCCAAGGACCCCCGTCGTTTCCAAAGTCAAGAAAATCAAAATGAAATTTTACTC ATCCTATAAAAGTAGATTTAGAGTGATGAATGATGGGCGAATCAGGCGATGGAAGGAGGGGAAGAGACACAATGCACATTCCAAG TCCAAGAAGTCAAAACGTCGACTCAGACAACCAGGTATAGTCCCAGCGGCTTATGCAAAAGTGATGAAGAAGCTTAGCTTTTGCAATTGA
- the LOC140816420 gene encoding uncharacterized protein, whose protein sequence is MISGKRRKESPLLIDRSKTGLVSGVDMKEEIDRKKKEDLLRFKEMDPSVSGRNAEAVYRNKSTGERMSKEEFLKSQKDKKKIEEKPKEIKLEWGKGLAQKREAEAKLEEFKSEKDKPFARSRDDADLDRMLKERVRWGDPMAHLVTRKHSLPVLPDLGDNEKMKESGFIIPQEIPSHSWIKRRLEAAPNRYGIKPGRHWDGVDRSNGYEKEVFKRTNEKRATEMEAADCERFNTSGTSVLLL, encoded by the exons atgatttctg GAAAGAGACGTAAAGAATCGCCTCTTTTGATTGATCGTTCAAAGACTGGTTTAGTGTCTGGTGTGGATATgaaagaagaaattgatagAAAGAAAAAGGAAGATTTGCTAAG ATTCAAAGAAATGGATCCTTCTGTAAGCGGCCGAAATGCTGAAGCTGTATACCGAAACAAATCTACAG GCGAACGCATGTCAAAGGAGGAGTTTTTAAAATCTCAGAAGGATAAAAAGAAGATAGAAGAGAAGCCTAAG GAAATCAAGCTGGAATGGGGTAAAGGATTGGCTCAAAAGCGGGAAGCTGAAGCTAAACTTGAGGAATTCAAATCAGAGAAGGATAAACCATTTGCACGGAGCAG GGATGATGCTGATCTAGACAGAATGCTGAAGGAAAGAGTTAGATGGGGTGATCCTATGGCACATTTGGTGACG AGAAAGCACTCTCTGCCAGTTCTTCCAGACCTTGGCGATAATGAGAAGATGAAAGAATCTGGATTTATAATTCCCCAGGAAATCCCGAGTCACAGCTGGATAAAGAGAAGACTTGAAGCTGCTCCAAACCGGTATGGAATCAAACCAGGAAGACACTGGGATGGTGTAGACCGCAGTAATG GATATGAGAAAGAAGTGTTTAAAAGGACGAACGAAAAACGAGCTACAGAGATGGAAGCA GCAGATTGTGAGAGATTTAATACTTCTGGTACAAGTGTTTTATTGTTGTAA